A single genomic interval of Alistipes sp. ZOR0009 harbors:
- a CDS encoding TonB-dependent receptor: MRRLILAILLMGCALGFSVAAPVERLSVRGTVKSAKGDVLPFATIVIDGSNLGTTSDENGTYSVFNLRPGKYTLKVSMVGFATVSRVVFVQPRETTEADFVLDEQALVLEGAEVFGVRNRQPEKMDVITRLPLKVNEQLQSISVVSDKLIADQGALTIADVSRNVPGTYTYATYGNTKESISSRGFRGIPVLKNGVRINSDFRGQGFITDMSGVESMQVMKGAAAVTQGVATDLGSPGGVVNIVTKTPKFVNSGLVSLRAGSWGQIRPTFDVQSVLDNRQTVAIRFNGAYERADSYRPVVGLEKMYLNPSVEWRPNDKTTVTLELDYLNDSRTPDVGTVNLSLTENKIYKIPNDRFLGFKSDRQQTHNTTFGLRFRRDISDKFYVRAALFGSDLSIEKSAASLAAFTTTDKAGAISIQKPLNFRKRSITRDDRFDNNRVMQLDFVGKDLITGPLKHTLQLGFDYSDYDVTTVAYNAKLVDTIDVYAPVSNKLRGGSSSLTEKSRVNAKSQRMGVMFQDVISYSSWLRMYFGGRYSSVQTFSPGAAVADRTNTFNPLVGVMVTPIKNVSLFASYTNSTAPSSATEVDSKGNQLGNSSITQLEAGIKTEWFDNRLRFNVTLYKISNKDMNLQAAEVNPATGLVEFTGYYVKGGNDERKGVEVDLSGRVLPNLEIVAGYSYIDARYREHTTFVRNSRPNNTPKHTANLWVNYYVASGLLKGLSAGAGVYYLSERPNNDWTVTSWHGIEPGVAPWYMKPYTTVNAQLGYAITKSLDVRLVASNLLNKEGYNAYRTVYINQIDPRSVAATVSYRF, encoded by the coding sequence ATGAGAAGATTAATCTTGGCCATTCTGCTTATGGGATGCGCGCTAGGCTTTAGTGTCGCGGCGCCTGTAGAGCGGCTCTCTGTTAGGGGCACCGTAAAAAGTGCGAAGGGGGATGTCCTTCCGTTTGCCACCATTGTGATTGATGGTAGCAACCTAGGAACCACCTCGGATGAGAATGGAACCTACTCCGTATTTAACCTACGTCCAGGAAAATATACGCTTAAGGTTTCGATGGTGGGATTTGCCACCGTTTCGAGGGTGGTGTTTGTGCAGCCACGAGAGACTACCGAAGCCGACTTTGTGCTCGACGAGCAGGCGCTAGTGCTCGAAGGCGCAGAGGTGTTTGGTGTTCGCAACCGCCAGCCCGAAAAGATGGACGTTATTACGCGTCTCCCTTTAAAGGTAAACGAGCAGCTGCAGAGCATCTCGGTGGTGTCCGATAAGCTTATTGCCGATCAGGGTGCCCTTACCATTGCCGATGTAAGCCGTAACGTTCCCGGAACCTACACCTATGCCACCTACGGAAACACCAAGGAGAGCATCTCCTCGCGCGGCTTTCGTGGTATTCCGGTGCTAAAGAATGGCGTGCGTATCAACTCCGACTTTAGAGGTCAAGGCTTTATTACCGACATGAGCGGGGTGGAGAGCATGCAGGTGATGAAGGGAGCCGCTGCGGTAACGCAGGGGGTGGCTACCGACCTGGGAAGCCCCGGTGGTGTGGTTAACATCGTTACCAAGACACCTAAGTTTGTAAACTCGGGGTTGGTGTCGCTGCGTGCAGGTAGCTGGGGGCAGATTCGCCCTACCTTCGATGTGCAAAGCGTGCTCGACAACCGACAAACCGTAGCCATCCGCTTTAATGGAGCCTACGAGCGTGCCGACAGCTACCGCCCGGTAGTTGGTTTAGAAAAGATGTACCTTAACCCTTCGGTAGAGTGGCGCCCCAACGATAAGACAACCGTAACTTTGGAGCTCGACTACCTAAACGATAGCCGTACCCCCGACGTGGGAACCGTTAACCTCTCGCTTACCGAAAATAAAATATATAAGATACCTAACGACCGCTTCCTAGGCTTTAAGTCGGATAGGCAGCAGACCCACAATACCACTTTTGGGCTTCGTTTCCGTCGCGATATCTCCGATAAGTTCTACGTTCGTGCAGCGCTGTTTGGTTCTGACCTCTCCATCGAGAAGTCGGCCGCCTCGTTGGCCGCATTTACCACTACCGATAAGGCGGGGGCCATCTCCATTCAGAAGCCGCTAAACTTTCGTAAGCGCTCCATTACCCGCGACGACCGTTTTGATAACAACCGCGTTATGCAGCTCGACTTTGTGGGCAAGGATCTTATAACGGGGCCGTTAAAGCATACCCTTCAGCTAGGTTTCGACTACTCCGATTACGATGTTACCACCGTAGCCTACAACGCCAAGCTGGTAGATACCATCGACGTGTATGCCCCAGTTTCGAATAAGCTGCGAGGCGGCAGCAGCTCGCTTACCGAAAAGAGCCGCGTTAACGCCAAGTCGCAGCGCATGGGGGTAATGTTTCAGGATGTGATTTCGTACAGCAGCTGGCTGCGCATGTACTTTGGCGGCCGATACAGCTCGGTACAAACCTTCTCGCCGGGGGCAGCTGTTGCCGATCGTACGAACACCTTTAACCCGTTAGTAGGGGTTATGGTTACGCCCATAAAGAATGTAAGCCTATTTGCCTCGTACACCAACAGCACTGCACCATCGAGCGCTACCGAGGTAGACTCGAAGGGCAACCAGCTGGGAAACTCCAGCATAACCCAGCTCGAGGCGGGTATTAAAACGGAATGGTTCGACAACCGCCTTCGCTTTAATGTTACCCTTTACAAGATAAGTAATAAGGATATGAACCTACAGGCCGCAGAGGTTAATCCAGCTACCGGCTTGGTGGAGTTTACCGGCTACTATGTTAAGGGTGGCAACGACGAACGTAAGGGGGTAGAGGTCGATCTGTCGGGCCGCGTGCTGCCCAACCTCGAAATTGTGGCCGGCTACTCGTATATCGATGCCCGCTACCGCGAGCACACCACCTTTGTACGAAATTCGAGACCCAACAACACCCCTAAGCATACGGCTAACCTGTGGGTTAACTACTATGTGGCTAGCGGCCTACTAAAAGGGCTAAGCGCCGGTGCGGGAGTTTACTACCTCTCCGAGCGTCCTAACAACGACTGGACGGTAACCAGCTGGCACGGTATAGAGCCCGGCGTGGCGCCTTGGTATATGAAGCCCTACACTACCGTAAACGCGCAGCTGGGGTACGCCATTACCAAAAGCTTAGATGTACGCCTTGTTGCTAGTAACCTGCTGAATAAGGAGGGATACAACGCCTACCGTACCGTCTACATAAACCAGATAGATCCTCGTAGCGTTGCCGCTACCGTTTCGTATCGCTTTTAG
- a CDS encoding alpha-L-fucosidase, translated as MGQDSPTYYPKSVAFPPNSTIEQKMELASRVVPSPQQKAWQELEMTAFLHFTVNTFTDLEWGHGTESPQIFNPSQLDAEQWVRTLKEAGFKMAILTAKHHDGFCLWPTKTTTHSVASSPWKGGKGDVVRMLRDACTKYGMKFGVYLSPWDRNAKSYGDSPAYDSYFMEQLTELLTNYGKVDEVWFDGACGEGPNGKKQIYNWDAYYDLIHKLQPNAVVAVSGEDVRWVGNEHGEGRTTEWSVTPFAPGARPEMVKKNAALNIHAEAKDLGSRELLNKASSVYWYPSEVDVSIRPGWFYHKSEDSRVKTLGQLANIYYTSVGRNSVLLLNIPPDTRGLIKEEDAARLKEFGAYLKQTFAVDLMRKAKSTNAKFATDGNSATDWSPSTLPAVAEFSFTKPAIANVFQIQENIGKGQRVEEFRVEAFDGKRWITIGNETTIGYKRLLQFPTMAISKIKVTITKARALPNISNIGLFKAPEIMSLPTISRNKQGMVSIAAESETATVRYTTDGSTPTAKSPIYRQPFSLAKGGVVKARTYINNGKDMSEVVAEPFDICSAKWQIVFADSADISFPASNAIDGKSTTMWHTPWEGKIKQHPYSIVVDMGETLTLKGFTYSPRVDGNKSGTITKFEFYTSMDGATWQKADCNGEFANMANNTVKQYIRFNQPLQGKYFKLVSLDDVLHQGWVSVGEIGVITK; from the coding sequence ATGGGACAGGATAGCCCAACGTACTATCCCAAATCGGTTGCATTCCCCCCAAATTCTACCATCGAGCAAAAGATGGAGCTGGCCTCTAGGGTGGTTCCTTCGCCGCAGCAAAAGGCTTGGCAGGAGCTCGAGATGACTGCATTTCTCCATTTTACCGTAAATACCTTTACCGATTTGGAGTGGGGACACGGAACCGAATCTCCTCAAATATTCAATCCCTCGCAGCTCGATGCCGAACAGTGGGTGCGTACCCTAAAGGAGGCTGGCTTTAAGATGGCCATCCTAACAGCAAAGCATCACGACGGATTTTGCTTGTGGCCAACAAAAACCACCACCCACTCGGTAGCCAGCAGCCCATGGAAGGGTGGCAAAGGCGACGTTGTACGTATGCTTCGTGATGCCTGCACCAAGTATGGAATGAAGTTTGGGGTGTACCTATCTCCGTGGGATAGGAATGCCAAAAGCTACGGCGACTCTCCTGCCTACGACAGCTACTTTATGGAGCAGCTAACCGAGCTGCTAACAAACTATGGCAAAGTAGACGAGGTATGGTTCGATGGCGCCTGTGGCGAAGGACCAAACGGCAAAAAGCAAATTTACAACTGGGATGCCTACTACGACTTAATCCATAAGCTACAACCTAACGCCGTTGTTGCCGTTAGCGGCGAAGATGTTCGCTGGGTTGGCAACGAGCATGGCGAAGGCAGAACCACGGAATGGAGCGTTACCCCATTTGCCCCAGGCGCACGCCCTGAGATGGTAAAAAAGAATGCGGCACTTAATATCCATGCAGAGGCAAAGGACTTAGGTAGCCGCGAGCTACTTAATAAAGCCAGCAGCGTTTACTGGTATCCCTCCGAGGTCGACGTTTCAATCCGTCCAGGGTGGTTTTACCACAAGTCGGAAGATAGCCGAGTAAAGACTCTTGGGCAGCTGGCCAACATCTACTACACCTCGGTAGGACGCAACTCCGTTCTGCTGCTTAACATACCACCCGATACCCGCGGCCTTATAAAAGAGGAGGATGCAGCCCGCCTAAAGGAGTTTGGGGCATACCTTAAGCAAACTTTTGCGGTAGATTTGATGCGTAAAGCAAAATCGACCAATGCCAAATTTGCCACAGATGGAAATAGCGCTACAGACTGGAGTCCCTCCACGCTACCTGCAGTGGCAGAGTTCTCCTTTACCAAACCTGCTATTGCCAACGTTTTTCAAATACAGGAAAATATAGGGAAAGGACAACGCGTGGAGGAGTTTCGTGTAGAAGCGTTCGATGGCAAAAGATGGATTACCATTGGCAACGAAACAACCATTGGTTACAAGCGCCTGCTTCAATTCCCAACAATGGCCATTAGTAAGATAAAGGTCACCATCACCAAGGCAAGAGCGCTTCCTAACATCAGCAACATTGGGCTTTTTAAGGCTCCCGAAATAATGTCGCTACCCACCATATCGCGCAACAAGCAGGGAATGGTAAGTATTGCGGCTGAATCGGAAACCGCCACCGTAAGATATACCACAGACGGCAGCACTCCTACCGCAAAATCTCCCATCTACCGCCAGCCCTTTAGCTTAGCAAAAGGTGGAGTAGTAAAGGCTCGTACCTACATCAACAACGGGAAAGACATGAGCGAAGTGGTAGCAGAACCATTTGACATCTGCAGCGCAAAATGGCAAATCGTATTTGCCGATAGCGCCGACATCTCGTTCCCCGCCTCCAACGCCATAGACGGAAAGAGCACCACCATGTGGCATACCCCCTGGGAGGGAAAGATAAAGCAGCACCCCTACTCCATCGTAGTTGACATGGGCGAAACGCTAACGCTGAAAGGCTTCACCTACTCGCCCCGAGTAGATGGAAACAAAAGCGGTACAATCACAAAGTTCGAGTTCTACACCTCGATGGATGGAGCAACCTGGCAGAAGGCCGACTGCAACGGAGAGTTTGCCAACATGGCCAACAACACGGTAAAGCAGTACATTCGCTTCAACCAGCCCCTACAGGGTAAATACTTCAAGTTGGTTTCGCTAGACGATGTGCTGCATCAAGGCTGGGTATCAGTAGGTGAGATTGGGGTGATTACCAAATAG
- a CDS encoding beta-N-acetylhexosaminidase — MRTLIYCFLIMLIPFASIGKSSKPQRANLIPQPTSVEWKSGGFNLKNGITIYADNSVAPIAGYLKDILKKGGNVAANVKAFDANAKGGITLSLVDDGQYGDQGYRLDVSAKGIEVKAKTAQGLFNSVATIHQLIPVSGKMQIPAVSITDKPQFVWREMMLDVGRHFFSKDEVKRFIELGAMYKFNVFHWHLTEDQGWRIEIKKYPKLAEVAAWRTEADGKRYGGFYTQEDIKEVVAFAASRGVTIIPEIELPGHSVAALAAYPELSCTGGPFEVPNSWGVFPDVYCAGNDKTFAFLQDVLTEVMALFPGKYIHIGGDECPKDRWEKCPKCQQRIKDNGLKNEHELQSYFVKRIEKFLNDNGRKLIGWDEILEGGLAPNATVQLWRDWDHAVKAAEEGHDVIMTPTTHCYFDYLQKNLDLEKVYSFNPIPEKLAAEHQMHILGGGANLWTERVPNSDRADFMLFPRLFAISECLWNGKARPAFSEFLEKVRTENTRLEKLGVKYGPEGRDFDTKATPDIANRQLKVAIKSDLKDIEFRYSVDASVPTTASPLVKNGEFSVKDKASITISAFRNGKTFGSPVLYNFNAHKAFGSPVKIKNPLGSSYKGLYNDCITDGLKGSPTDFRDGFWQGTPLNDFVADVELPAVTEVRSLSLNAFQDVGSWIFFPVTVVYEVSEDGVKYTPVASAQVPLKSKTLSTYDFKVTIEPVKAKFIRVTAKNIGLCPQDHSGKGNAAWVFVDELTVE, encoded by the coding sequence ATGAGAACACTTATCTACTGTTTTTTAATTATGCTTATTCCCTTTGCCTCTATAGGGAAAAGCAGCAAACCCCAACGGGCGAATCTTATTCCTCAGCCAACTTCTGTGGAATGGAAGTCTGGTGGCTTTAACCTTAAGAATGGTATAACCATTTATGCCGACAACAGCGTCGCTCCAATTGCAGGTTACCTGAAAGATATCCTTAAAAAGGGAGGTAACGTTGCTGCCAATGTAAAGGCTTTCGATGCCAATGCCAAGGGTGGTATTACCCTTTCGTTGGTTGATGATGGCCAGTATGGCGATCAGGGCTACCGGTTAGATGTATCCGCTAAAGGTATTGAAGTTAAGGCTAAGACTGCACAGGGTCTTTTCAACTCGGTGGCAACCATCCATCAGCTAATCCCTGTTAGCGGAAAGATGCAGATTCCTGCGGTTTCCATTACCGACAAGCCTCAGTTTGTTTGGCGCGAAATGATGCTCGACGTAGGTCGTCACTTCTTTAGTAAGGATGAGGTGAAGCGCTTTATTGAGCTTGGCGCTATGTACAAGTTCAACGTTTTTCACTGGCACCTAACCGAAGATCAGGGTTGGAGAATTGAGATCAAGAAGTATCCTAAGCTTGCTGAGGTTGCTGCTTGGCGTACCGAGGCCGATGGCAAAAGGTATGGCGGATTCTATACTCAGGAAGATATAAAGGAAGTTGTTGCCTTTGCCGCCTCAAGAGGGGTAACCATCATCCCCGAAATTGAGCTGCCAGGCCATAGCGTTGCAGCACTTGCTGCCTATCCTGAGCTATCCTGTACGGGAGGTCCTTTTGAGGTGCCTAACTCTTGGGGCGTATTCCCTGATGTGTATTGTGCTGGTAACGATAAAACATTTGCCTTCCTTCAGGATGTTCTAACAGAGGTTATGGCGCTATTCCCCGGTAAGTATATTCATATTGGTGGAGACGAGTGCCCCAAGGATCGCTGGGAGAAGTGCCCTAAATGCCAGCAGCGCATTAAAGATAACGGACTAAAGAACGAGCACGAGCTGCAAAGCTACTTTGTAAAGAGAATAGAGAAGTTCTTGAACGATAATGGGCGTAAGCTTATTGGCTGGGACGAGATACTTGAAGGTGGTTTAGCACCTAATGCTACGGTTCAGCTTTGGAGAGACTGGGACCACGCCGTTAAGGCAGCAGAGGAGGGGCATGATGTGATTATGACCCCAACAACGCATTGCTACTTCGACTATCTTCAAAAGAATTTAGATTTAGAAAAGGTGTACTCCTTCAATCCAATTCCCGAGAAGCTGGCCGCTGAGCACCAAATGCATATCTTAGGTGGCGGTGCCAACCTTTGGACCGAGCGCGTACCCAACAGCGATCGTGCTGACTTCATGCTATTCCCTCGTCTTTTTGCCATCTCCGAATGTTTGTGGAATGGTAAGGCGCGTCCTGCCTTCAGCGAGTTTTTGGAGAAGGTGCGTACCGAGAATACACGCCTAGAGAAGCTAGGTGTTAAGTACGGTCCAGAGGGACGCGATTTTGATACAAAGGCAACGCCTGATATTGCCAACCGTCAGCTTAAGGTAGCCATTAAGTCCGATTTAAAGGACATTGAGTTCCGCTACTCTGTTGACGCTTCGGTGCCAACCACCGCTTCGCCTTTGGTTAAAAATGGCGAGTTTAGCGTAAAGGATAAGGCATCCATTACCATTAGCGCTTTCCGCAATGGTAAAACATTTGGTAGCCCAGTTCTCTACAACTTTAATGCCCACAAGGCTTTTGGTAGCCCAGTGAAGATAAAGAATCCTCTTGGCAGTAGCTACAAGGGCCTTTACAACGACTGTATTACCGATGGGCTAAAAGGTTCTCCAACCGACTTCAGAGATGGATTCTGGCAGGGAACTCCTTTAAACGATTTTGTTGCTGATGTGGAGCTACCTGCTGTTACAGAGGTGCGCTCGCTATCGCTAAATGCTTTTCAGGATGTTGGTTCTTGGATCTTCTTCCCAGTTACCGTTGTTTACGAGGTTTCGGAAGACGGTGTTAAGTACACTCCTGTAGCATCGGCGCAGGTGCCATTAAAGAGCAAGACGCTTAGCACCTACGACTTTAAGGTAACCATCGAACCCGTAAAGGCTAAGTTTATTCGTGTAACAGCGAAGAACATCGGGCTGTGTCCACAGGACCATTCGGGCAAGGGTAATGCTGCCTGGGTATTTGTAGACGAACTTACGGTAGAGTAA
- a CDS encoding PepSY-associated TM helix domain-containing protein → MKKFLRYAHRYLGYVTGVILAVTCLTGAILVFEKEITSALNHHLYRIENVANQQRLSPEGLLTKVSSVLNGEIESLTVNAGDNQSWGVALKDSEKITYINPYTGAVLGEAAGRHPFFIGVMKLHRFLLADDAGRMVVGISTIIFTLMLISGLVVWLPPYLGRLRSYIRSIRKKASFARGGNRYRKLYDWHVLPALVALPLLLLMSLTGPTWSFKWYRSGAYAVLGAEAPEHKKPERDGENAKQQPSSYTYVGLDAAVASVKEASPLAQSLTVKLPARKGVYSITTLGKNPLTRRQTDSFTYSIEKAKIVKSELWKDRPRSAKMPAWIYAFHTGTWGGVFSKVLYLLAVLVGAALPILGFMMFVARTRRRSLRQ, encoded by the coding sequence ATGAAGAAGTTTTTAAGGTATGCTCATCGCTATTTGGGCTATGTAACGGGTGTAATACTTGCCGTTACCTGCCTCACCGGAGCCATTCTCGTTTTTGAGAAGGAGATAACCTCCGCTCTTAACCATCACCTTTATAGAATCGAAAATGTAGCCAACCAGCAGCGGCTGTCGCCCGAGGGTTTACTAACGAAGGTAAGCTCCGTGCTGAATGGAGAGATCGAATCGTTGACGGTTAACGCTGGCGACAACCAGAGCTGGGGCGTAGCGCTAAAGGATAGCGAAAAGATTACCTATATCAACCCTTATACGGGCGCGGTACTTGGCGAGGCTGCTGGCCGTCATCCGTTTTTTATTGGGGTGATGAAGCTGCATCGCTTTCTACTGGCCGACGATGCAGGCCGTATGGTTGTCGGCATATCAACCATCATATTTACGTTAATGCTTATAAGCGGTCTGGTTGTATGGCTTCCGCCATACCTTGGCCGACTACGCAGCTATATTCGTTCCATTAGAAAAAAGGCCTCCTTTGCACGCGGAGGTAACCGCTACCGCAAGCTCTACGATTGGCATGTTCTTCCCGCGCTTGTGGCCCTGCCTTTGCTGCTGCTGATGTCGCTAACGGGGCCAACATGGTCGTTTAAGTGGTACCGAAGCGGAGCTTATGCCGTGCTGGGAGCCGAGGCTCCAGAGCACAAAAAGCCGGAGCGAGATGGGGAGAACGCAAAGCAGCAGCCATCGAGCTATACGTATGTTGGGTTAGACGCTGCCGTTGCCAGCGTAAAGGAGGCAAGCCCCCTGGCGCAGAGCCTAACGGTTAAGCTACCAGCACGCAAAGGGGTGTACTCCATCACCACGCTCGGCAAAAATCCGCTTACGCGTCGTCAAACAGACAGCTTTACCTACAGCATCGAAAAGGCTAAGATTGTAAAGAGTGAGCTGTGGAAGGACAGGCCTCGATCGGCAAAGATGCCCGCGTGGATATACGCTTTTCACACCGGAACTTGGGGTGGCGTCTTCTCGAAGGTACTCTACCTGCTGGCGGTGCTGGTTGGCGCGGCATTGCCTATCTTGGGTTTCATGATGTTTGTAGCCCGTACCCGTCGGCGTTCGTTGAGGCAGTAG